The proteins below are encoded in one region of Halalkalicoccus jeotgali B3:
- a CDS encoding universal stress protein, producing the protein MVIVAAIDRSDRAGTVVREAVTLGDAFDEPVDVVHVLTREEFVSLERTNVGETGEAVPVERVVGTAENIAAEAIATADADATPVGLIGDPADEIVEYARQQAARYVVVAGRKRSPVGKALFGSVVQSVLLDSECPVVSIRAESD; encoded by the coding sequence ATGGTCATCGTTGCAGCAATCGACCGAAGCGACAGGGCGGGTACCGTCGTCCGCGAGGCCGTCACCCTCGGCGATGCGTTCGACGAGCCCGTCGACGTGGTCCACGTCCTCACACGCGAGGAGTTCGTCTCGCTCGAACGGACGAACGTAGGGGAGACCGGAGAGGCGGTCCCCGTCGAACGCGTCGTCGGGACCGCCGAGAACATCGCTGCCGAAGCCATCGCGACGGCGGACGCCGACGCCACGCCGGTCGGGCTCATCGGCGACCCGGCCGACGAGATCGTCGAGTACGCCCGCCAGCAGGCGGCGAGATACGTCGTCGTCGCCGGGCGGAAACGCTCGCCGGTGGGGAAGGCGCTGTTCGGCAGCGTCGTTCAATCCGTGCTCTTGGATTCGGAGTGTCCCGTCGTTTCGATACGGGCCGAATCGGACTAG
- a CDS encoding Bug family tripartite tricarboxylate transporter substrate binding protein, translating to MAGAGSVAALAGCLAGDNGGGGGGEGEGDWEPSQSIRYIVPYDQGGGTDVYARGIQEGLANATGQSIQIDNVPGAGGLNGYGELMGAQPDGHTILGSATPLEVAPQLLEDPGFDQRDAEGVSIFGQSVWTLVVNEQYQGQVETFDDVMEMYNSGEWESLGVQEPGSSQDVIALLAKYQYADEWGWNWTERVQYTGTGPVSQAVASGEVPAGIGTDAGTQSVVDNGRIYPVVTFVSDGSQVYPDVESVTDAGYPEIDFVGGLSRGVFAPPETEESRRQTLSDMFAEAVESDSTQSWSDETGNPVFHEGPEAANQLLDDVFAAYEENNVIDLVQQYS from the coding sequence TTGGCAGGCGCCGGATCCGTTGCCGCGCTCGCGGGCTGTCTGGCCGGCGACAACGGCGGTGGCGGCGGCGGCGAGGGCGAGGGCGACTGGGAGCCGAGCCAGTCGATCCGGTATATCGTCCCGTACGACCAGGGTGGCGGCACCGACGTCTACGCCCGGGGGATTCAGGAGGGGCTAGCCAACGCGACCGGCCAGTCGATCCAGATCGACAACGTCCCCGGCGCGGGCGGGCTCAACGGCTACGGCGAACTGATGGGTGCCCAGCCCGACGGCCACACCATCCTCGGGAGCGCGACCCCCCTGGAGGTCGCCCCACAACTGCTGGAGGACCCCGGGTTCGACCAGCGTGACGCCGAGGGGGTTTCGATCTTCGGACAGTCGGTCTGGACGCTCGTCGTCAACGAGCAGTACCAGGGTCAGGTCGAGACGTTCGACGACGTCATGGAGATGTACAACTCCGGCGAATGGGAGTCACTCGGTGTCCAAGAACCCGGCAGCTCCCAGGACGTGATCGCCCTCCTGGCGAAGTATCAGTACGCCGATGAGTGGGGCTGGAACTGGACCGAACGCGTCCAATACACCGGGACCGGTCCCGTTTCGCAGGCGGTCGCGAGCGGCGAGGTCCCCGCCGGCATCGGGACCGACGCGGGGACGCAGTCCGTCGTCGACAACGGCCGGATCTACCCGGTCGTCACGTTCGTCAGCGACGGTTCGCAGGTCTATCCCGACGTGGAGTCGGTGACCGATGCGGGCTACCCCGAGATCGACTTCGTCGGCGGGCTGAGTCGAGGGGTCTTCGCCCCACCGGAAACCGAGGAAAGCCGCAGACAGACGCTTTCGGACATGTTCGCGGAGGCCGTTGAATCCGACAGTACCCAGAGCTGGTCCGACGAGACCGGCAACCCGGTCTTCCACGAGGGGCCCGAGGCGGCGAACCAACTCCTCGACGACGTCTTCGCGGCCTACGAGGAGAACAACGTCATCGACCTCGTCCAGCAGTACTCCTGA
- a CDS encoding tripartite tricarboxylate transporter TctB family protein, giving the protein MLVVLLVLSAVFLIEPIVSNYPDDARVFPQMTAAVVLVGSLLLLVRNYLPGALGTVVNESINITTSDSSAQEQVAQREAEQTGSAPKRTLGREYGYEVNDTVFMVVSSTIYFFAGWAAGFLFVTPLFVLAYTAWFRIRPLLCVALAVLSTVIVYLFIEFLLLPLDQGQILDFSPFLDPIGLVVGVI; this is encoded by the coding sequence ATGCTCGTCGTCCTCCTCGTTCTCAGTGCGGTGTTCCTGATCGAACCGATCGTCTCGAACTACCCGGACGACGCCCGCGTGTTTCCCCAGATGACCGCGGCTGTCGTCCTCGTGGGATCGCTGTTGTTGCTCGTGCGGAACTACCTCCCGGGGGCGCTCGGTACGGTCGTCAACGAGAGCATCAACATCACGACTAGCGACTCGTCGGCCCAAGAACAGGTCGCCCAGCGCGAGGCAGAACAGACCGGTTCGGCACCCAAACGAACGCTCGGTCGGGAGTACGGCTACGAGGTAAACGACACCGTGTTCATGGTCGTCTCCTCGACGATCTACTTCTTCGCCGGCTGGGCGGCCGGGTTCCTGTTCGTCACGCCGTTGTTCGTGCTGGCGTACACCGCCTGGTTTCGGATTCGACCGCTGCTGTGTGTCGCGCTCGCGGTGTTGTCGACCGTCATCGTCTACCTGTTCATCGAGTTCCTGCTCCTGCCGTTGGATCAGGGCCAGATACTCGACTTCAGTCCGTTTCTCGACCCGATCGGACTGGTCGTCGGGGTGATCTAG
- a CDS encoding tripartite tricarboxylate transporter permease, with protein MVVEAVVESQVLLQLDTITEGLRIAISWPVIGWMAVGLLLGIVLGALPGIGSPVGMAIVLPLTLPLDATAAIILLVAIYSGAMFGGSIAAILINAPGTESAAATTLDGYPMAKQGLAKNALAIATTASALNGFLAAIVLILISPILIGVVLAFGSPEYFLLAILGISLITIVTQGSLVKGLVAGALGLMISTIGTGILSPTPRFTFGQFGLYNGISFVAALIGMFAFAEMMKLAARSQIAESDIELGGSIKDGVMTVFKYPKTVLKAGLIGMGIGMIPGSGATTSTFVAYAEEARSSATDGRFGEGDPRGVIAPEGANNPTVSGSLVPTLSFGIPGSGSTAVLLGGLLMHGLQPGPTLFGDQLQITYAIFVSLFLSNILIVLVGLSVIPYASRLTEIDTNIIIPVVVVLSFIGAYTLNRNWFDVGAVLALGVLGFYMVRYNYSVIAFVLGIVLGPIAEENFFRSLQISGGSYDIFFDPINRPLSFLLVLGILFILVGPFLKPAIERALNRA; from the coding sequence ATGGTCGTCGAAGCCGTCGTCGAGAGCCAAGTGCTCCTCCAGCTCGACACCATCACCGAGGGGCTTCGGATCGCGATCAGTTGGCCCGTGATCGGGTGGATGGCCGTCGGGCTGCTGTTGGGGATCGTCCTCGGCGCGCTGCCGGGGATCGGCTCGCCGGTCGGGATGGCGATCGTCCTGCCGCTGACCCTGCCGCTCGATGCGACCGCCGCGATCATCCTCCTCGTTGCGATCTACAGCGGGGCGATGTTCGGGGGATCGATCGCCGCGATCCTGATCAACGCGCCGGGGACCGAGTCGGCGGCGGCGACCACGCTCGACGGCTACCCGATGGCCAAACAGGGCCTCGCGAAGAACGCGCTGGCGATCGCGACGACCGCCTCGGCGCTCAACGGCTTCCTGGCCGCGATCGTGCTCATCCTGATCTCGCCGATCCTGATCGGAGTCGTCCTCGCCTTTGGCTCGCCCGAGTACTTCCTGCTCGCGATCCTCGGCATCTCGCTGATCACGATCGTCACGCAGGGCTCGCTCGTCAAGGGGCTCGTCGCCGGTGCGCTCGGACTCATGATCTCGACGATCGGAACCGGGATCCTGAGCCCGACGCCGCGATTTACCTTCGGCCAGTTCGGCCTCTACAACGGCATCAGCTTCGTCGCCGCACTGATCGGGATGTTCGCGTTCGCGGAGATGATGAAACTCGCCGCCAGGAGCCAGATCGCAGAAAGCGACATCGAACTCGGCGGCAGCATCAAGGACGGCGTCATGACCGTCTTCAAATACCCGAAGACGGTGCTCAAAGCCGGACTGATCGGCATGGGGATCGGGATGATCCCCGGGTCGGGCGCGACCACCTCTACGTTCGTCGCCTACGCCGAGGAGGCCCGCTCGTCGGCCACGGACGGGCGCTTCGGCGAGGGAGATCCCCGCGGCGTGATCGCCCCCGAGGGGGCGAACAACCCGACGGTAAGCGGCTCGCTCGTTCCGACCCTTTCGTTCGGGATCCCCGGCAGCGGTTCGACGGCGGTCCTGCTCGGTGGCCTGTTGATGCACGGTCTCCAGCCCGGCCCGACCCTGTTCGGCGATCAACTCCAGATCACGTATGCGATCTTCGTCTCGCTGTTCCTCAGCAACATCCTCATCGTCCTCGTCGGACTATCGGTCATCCCGTATGCGAGCCGGCTCACCGAGATCGACACCAACATCATCATCCCGGTGGTGGTGGTGCTCTCGTTTATCGGCGCGTACACGCTGAACCGGAACTGGTTCGACGTCGGTGCGGTACTCGCACTCGGCGTGCTCGGGTTCTACATGGTGCGGTACAACTACTCGGTGATCGCGTTCGTCCTCGGGATCGTACTGGGGCCGATCGCCGAGGAGAACTTCTTCCGATCCTTGCAGATCTCCGGCGGGAGCTACGACATCTTCTTCGATCCGATCAACCGCCCGCTGTCGTTCCTGCTCGTGCTCGGTATCCTCTTCATCCTCGTCGGGCCGTTCCTCAAACCCGCTATCGAGCGCGCCCTCAACCGGGCCTGA
- a CDS encoding VOC family protein has protein sequence MHPTGIDHLVLTVHDLEATCGFYGDALGATVITFGPEDRTALQFDEQKINLHEAGAEFDPHARSPTPGSGDFCLLVEPPIEALADRLGEHDIEIVDGPVEKHGARGSMRSVYVRDPDGNLVELAAYEETD, from the coding sequence ATGCATCCCACCGGCATCGATCACCTCGTACTCACCGTCCACGACCTCGAGGCGACGTGTGGCTTTTACGGCGACGCGCTCGGCGCGACCGTCATCACGTTCGGCCCCGAGGACAGGACCGCCCTGCAGTTCGACGAGCAGAAGATAAACCTCCACGAGGCCGGCGCCGAGTTCGACCCGCACGCCCGCTCGCCGACGCCCGGGTCCGGCGATTTCTGCCTGCTCGTCGAGCCACCCATCGAGGCCCTCGCCGACCGCCTCGGGGAACACGACATCGAGATCGTCGACGGACCCGTCGAAAAACACGGCGCACGGGGGTCGATGCGGTCGGTGTACGTCCGCGATCCGGACGGCAACCTCGTCGAGCTCGCCGCCTACGAGGAAACCGATTAG
- a CDS encoding cupin domain-containing protein, which yields MADGCHRVSLSDLTTNPEKPGDRWEISPELGIGAFNFNVAILEPEDRLSQNHYHYHENQRELFFVIEGRCRIETVEEGFEMGIDEAVAFEKGEAGAHVLYNPFEEPCKVVAIGWPADGRYPVYQLETTDTVSEDRDPQSNGSSPEN from the coding sequence ATGGCCGATGGATGTCACCGCGTCTCGCTTTCGGATCTGACCACGAACCCCGAGAAACCCGGCGATCGCTGGGAGATCTCGCCCGAACTCGGGATCGGGGCGTTCAACTTCAACGTCGCGATCCTCGAACCGGAGGATCGCCTCTCGCAGAACCACTACCACTACCACGAGAACCAACGGGAGCTGTTTTTCGTGATCGAGGGGCGATGTCGCATCGAGACGGTCGAGGAGGGCTTCGAGATGGGTATCGACGAGGCGGTGGCCTTCGAGAAGGGGGAGGCGGGTGCACACGTGCTCTACAACCCCTTCGAGGAGCCGTGTAAGGTCGTCGCGATCGGCTGGCCCGCCGACGGACGCTACCCGGTCTACCAACTGGAGACCACCGACACGGTAAGCGAGGACCGCGATCCACAGAGTAATGGGTCGTCCCCGGAGAACTAG